The Coffea arabica cultivar ET-39 chromosome 4e, Coffea Arabica ET-39 HiFi, whole genome shotgun sequence genome includes a window with the following:
- the LOC113742751 gene encoding MA3 DOMAIN-CONTAINING TRANSLATION REGULATORY FACTOR 1-like isoform X1 translates to MASGEGFLTEEQREMLKIATQNAEILSSSLNSPTPKSPSPKEHHVKALGGGRASAAGGASVRHVRRSHSGKYIRVKKDGGGGKGTWGKLLDTDGEFRIDRNDPNYDSGEEPYELVGSAVCDPLDEYKKAVVSLIEEYFTTGDVDVAASDLRELRSSEYHPYFVKRLVSMAMDRHDKEKEMASVLLSALYADVISSAQISQGFFLLLESADDLEVDILDAVDILALFVARAVVDDILPPAFITRAGKTLPESSKGLQVLQTAEKSYLSAPHHAELVERRWGGSTHLTVEEVKKKIADLLREYVESGDTSEACRCIRQLGVSFFHHEVVKRALVLAMEIRTAEPLIRKLLKEAAEEGLISSSQMVKGFVRLAESLDDLALDIPSAKTLFQSLVPVAISEGWLDASFLKSSGKDGEVQDKDDEKLRRYKKEVVTIIHEYFLSDDIPELIRSLEDLAAPEFNPIFLKKLITLAMDRKNREKEMASILLSALHIEIFSTEDIVNGFVLLLESAEDTALDILDASNELALFLARAVIDDVLAPLNLEEIASRLPPKCSGTETVRMARSLVAARHGGERILRCWGGGTGWAVEDAKDKILKLLEEYESGGVVSEACQCIRDLAMPFFNHEVVKKALVMAMEKKNDRMLDLLQEGFNEGLITINQMTKGYGRIKDGLDDLALDIPNAKDKFGFYLEYAKERGWLLPSFSLSYPEAPPNLDASS, encoded by the exons ATGGCATCTGGTGAGGGATTTTTGACGGAGGAGCAAAGGGAGATGCTGAAAATAGCGACTCAGAATGCGGAGATATTGTCTTCATCTCTGAATTCTCCGACTCCCAAGTCTCCATCCCCGAAAGAGCATCATGTAAAGGCTCTGGGTGGTGGCAGGGCTTCTGCGGCTGGTGGGGCTTCGGTTAGGCATGTGCGGAGATCGCATTCCGGAAAGTACATTCGAGTCAAGAAGG ACGGAGGAGGTGGTAAGGGAACCTGGGGAAAGTTACTTGATACTGATGGTGAGTTCCGTATTGATCGGAATGATCCCAACTATGATAGTGGGGAG GAACCCTATGAGCTTGTTGGGTCCGCTGTCTGTGATCCATTGGATGAATATAAGAAAGCTGTAGTGTCCCTTATTGAGGAATACTTCACCACTGGTGATGTTGATGTAGCTGCTTCCGACCTCAGAGAACTACGATCAAGTGAATACCATCCCTACTTTGTCAAAAGACTTGTTTCTATGGCGATGGACAGGCATGACAAGGAGAAAGAAATGGCTTCAGTTTTGCTTTCAGCTCTTTATGCTGATGTTATCAGCTCAGCCCAGATTAGTCAGGGTTTTTTCTTGCTGTTGGAGTCTGCTGATGATCTTGAAGTTGACATTCTGGATGCAGTTGACATTCTTGCCTTATTTGTAGCTCGAGCTGTGGTTGATGACATTCTCCCTCCAGCATTCATCACAAGGGCAGGGAAAACTCTTCCAGAATCCTCAAAAGGACTTCAAGTCCTGCAAACTGCTGAGAAAAGCTATCTCTCTGCTCCACATCATGCTGAACTTGTAGAGAGGCGGTGGGGTGGTAGCACCCATCTCACTGTGGAGGAAGTGAAGAAAAAGATAGCTGACCTTTTGAGGGAATATGTTGAGAGTGGAGATACCTCTGAAGCCTGTAGGTGCATTAGGCAGTTGGGAGTTTCATTTTTCCATCATGAAGTTGTGAAGAGAGCTTTGGTTCTAGCCATGGAGATTCGTACAGCAGAACCACTCATTAGGAAGTTATTAAAAGAGGCTGCTGAGGAAGGTTTGATAAGTTCCAGTCAAATGGTTAAGGGTTTTGTTCGCCTAGCTGAGAGCCTTGATGACCTTGCCCTTGATATTCCTTCTGCCAAGACATTGTTCCAGTCTTTGGTGCCTGTGGCAATATCTGAAGGATGGCTTGATGCATCTTTCCTGAAATCCTCAGGTAAAGATGGGGAGGTGCAGGACAAAGATGATGAGAAGTTGAGACGATACAAAAAAGAGGTGGTTACCATAATTCATGAGTACTTTCTATCGGATGATATTCCTGAATTAATTCGGAGTCTGGAAGATCTTGCGGCACCTGAGTTTAACCCGATATTTTTGAAGAAGCTCATCACCCTTGCCATGGATCGGAAGAACAGAGAAAAGGAGATGGCCTCCATATTACTCTCTGCTCTGCatattgagattttttcaactgAAGACATAGTTAATGGTTTTGTCTTGCTGTTGGAATCTGCAGAAGACACAGCGCTGGACATTTTAGATGCTTCAAATGAACTTGCTCTTTTCCTGGCTAGGGCTGTTATTGATGATGTCCTTGCTCCACTGAATTTGGAAGAGATAGCCAGCAGGCTGCCACCAAAATGTAGCGGGACTGAAACTGTCCGTATGGCTCGATCACTTGTAGCTGCACGTCATGGTGGAGAGAGGATTCTGAGGTGTTGGGGTGGCGGGACTGGCTGGGCTGTGGAAGATGCCAAGGATAAGATACTGAAGCTCCTTGAAGAATATGAAAGTGGAGGTGTTGTCAGTGAAGCTTGTCAATGCATTCGGGATCTTGCTATGCCCTTCTTCAATCATGAGGTAGTGAAGAAAGCTCTGGTAATGGCAATGGAGAAGAAGAATGATAGGATGCTGGATTTGCTCCAAGAGGGTTTCAATGAGGGGCTGATTACTATCAATCAGATGACCAAAGGGTATGGAAGGATCAAGGATGGACTTGACGATCTGGCACTCGACATTCCAAATGCCAAGGACAAATTTGGTTTCTATCTGGAGTATGCTAAAGAAAGAGGCTGGCTCCTTCCATCCTTTAGTCTATCTTACCCAGAAGCACCACCAAATCTGGATGCATCTTCTTGA
- the LOC113742751 gene encoding MA3 DOMAIN-CONTAINING TRANSLATION REGULATORY FACTOR 1-like isoform X2: protein MADGGGGKGTWGKLLDTDGEFRIDRNDPNYDSGEEPYELVGSAVCDPLDEYKKAVVSLIEEYFTTGDVDVAASDLRELRSSEYHPYFVKRLVSMAMDRHDKEKEMASVLLSALYADVISSAQISQGFFLLLESADDLEVDILDAVDILALFVARAVVDDILPPAFITRAGKTLPESSKGLQVLQTAEKSYLSAPHHAELVERRWGGSTHLTVEEVKKKIADLLREYVESGDTSEACRCIRQLGVSFFHHEVVKRALVLAMEIRTAEPLIRKLLKEAAEEGLISSSQMVKGFVRLAESLDDLALDIPSAKTLFQSLVPVAISEGWLDASFLKSSGKDGEVQDKDDEKLRRYKKEVVTIIHEYFLSDDIPELIRSLEDLAAPEFNPIFLKKLITLAMDRKNREKEMASILLSALHIEIFSTEDIVNGFVLLLESAEDTALDILDASNELALFLARAVIDDVLAPLNLEEIASRLPPKCSGTETVRMARSLVAARHGGERILRCWGGGTGWAVEDAKDKILKLLEEYESGGVVSEACQCIRDLAMPFFNHEVVKKALVMAMEKKNDRMLDLLQEGFNEGLITINQMTKGYGRIKDGLDDLALDIPNAKDKFGFYLEYAKERGWLLPSFSLSYPEAPPNLDASS, encoded by the exons ATGGCAG ACGGAGGAGGTGGTAAGGGAACCTGGGGAAAGTTACTTGATACTGATGGTGAGTTCCGTATTGATCGGAATGATCCCAACTATGATAGTGGGGAG GAACCCTATGAGCTTGTTGGGTCCGCTGTCTGTGATCCATTGGATGAATATAAGAAAGCTGTAGTGTCCCTTATTGAGGAATACTTCACCACTGGTGATGTTGATGTAGCTGCTTCCGACCTCAGAGAACTACGATCAAGTGAATACCATCCCTACTTTGTCAAAAGACTTGTTTCTATGGCGATGGACAGGCATGACAAGGAGAAAGAAATGGCTTCAGTTTTGCTTTCAGCTCTTTATGCTGATGTTATCAGCTCAGCCCAGATTAGTCAGGGTTTTTTCTTGCTGTTGGAGTCTGCTGATGATCTTGAAGTTGACATTCTGGATGCAGTTGACATTCTTGCCTTATTTGTAGCTCGAGCTGTGGTTGATGACATTCTCCCTCCAGCATTCATCACAAGGGCAGGGAAAACTCTTCCAGAATCCTCAAAAGGACTTCAAGTCCTGCAAACTGCTGAGAAAAGCTATCTCTCTGCTCCACATCATGCTGAACTTGTAGAGAGGCGGTGGGGTGGTAGCACCCATCTCACTGTGGAGGAAGTGAAGAAAAAGATAGCTGACCTTTTGAGGGAATATGTTGAGAGTGGAGATACCTCTGAAGCCTGTAGGTGCATTAGGCAGTTGGGAGTTTCATTTTTCCATCATGAAGTTGTGAAGAGAGCTTTGGTTCTAGCCATGGAGATTCGTACAGCAGAACCACTCATTAGGAAGTTATTAAAAGAGGCTGCTGAGGAAGGTTTGATAAGTTCCAGTCAAATGGTTAAGGGTTTTGTTCGCCTAGCTGAGAGCCTTGATGACCTTGCCCTTGATATTCCTTCTGCCAAGACATTGTTCCAGTCTTTGGTGCCTGTGGCAATATCTGAAGGATGGCTTGATGCATCTTTCCTGAAATCCTCAGGTAAAGATGGGGAGGTGCAGGACAAAGATGATGAGAAGTTGAGACGATACAAAAAAGAGGTGGTTACCATAATTCATGAGTACTTTCTATCGGATGATATTCCTGAATTAATTCGGAGTCTGGAAGATCTTGCGGCACCTGAGTTTAACCCGATATTTTTGAAGAAGCTCATCACCCTTGCCATGGATCGGAAGAACAGAGAAAAGGAGATGGCCTCCATATTACTCTCTGCTCTGCatattgagattttttcaactgAAGACATAGTTAATGGTTTTGTCTTGCTGTTGGAATCTGCAGAAGACACAGCGCTGGACATTTTAGATGCTTCAAATGAACTTGCTCTTTTCCTGGCTAGGGCTGTTATTGATGATGTCCTTGCTCCACTGAATTTGGAAGAGATAGCCAGCAGGCTGCCACCAAAATGTAGCGGGACTGAAACTGTCCGTATGGCTCGATCACTTGTAGCTGCACGTCATGGTGGAGAGAGGATTCTGAGGTGTTGGGGTGGCGGGACTGGCTGGGCTGTGGAAGATGCCAAGGATAAGATACTGAAGCTCCTTGAAGAATATGAAAGTGGAGGTGTTGTCAGTGAAGCTTGTCAATGCATTCGGGATCTTGCTATGCCCTTCTTCAATCATGAGGTAGTGAAGAAAGCTCTGGTAATGGCAATGGAGAAGAAGAATGATAGGATGCTGGATTTGCTCCAAGAGGGTTTCAATGAGGGGCTGATTACTATCAATCAGATGACCAAAGGGTATGGAAGGATCAAGGATGGACTTGACGATCTGGCACTCGACATTCCAAATGCCAAGGACAAATTTGGTTTCTATCTGGAGTATGCTAAAGAAAGAGGCTGGCTCCTTCCATCCTTTAGTCTATCTTACCCAGAAGCACCACCAAATCTGGATGCATCTTCTTGA